Within the Leucoraja erinacea ecotype New England unplaced genomic scaffold, Leri_hhj_1 Leri_523S, whole genome shotgun sequence genome, the region CTGAAGTTTtcctagagaaatcaatatacataccgctggggtgtaaactgcccaagggaaatattcaACGCTGTTcctacaatggaggaggcccaggacagagaggtcagtgtgggaatgggagggggagttaaggtgTTGAGCAACTGGAAGATTTACCCCTCAGGTAGGTCCtgcagaggacacgggttcaaggtgaaggggaaacgatttaataggaatctgaggggtaacttttccacacagagggtggtgggtgtacggaacgagctgccgcaggaggtagttgaggctgggaccatcccaacgttttgTTAAGAAACTGCAGTTAGTTTTAAACGAAGGTACAATGGGActagggcaggcaggcaggcagcgatTTGGAGTGACGATATGGGCCCCTTCCAAGTAAGTAAAAGGCAGGTGGGAATGGCGTAGtacaatggggcatgttgggcgtgGTGTGGGacatagttgggctgaaggaaatATTCCCTGTATCCAggacgctgtatcactctaagtcCCTGCagaggactagtgtagctgaggggcatgttggtctgtagACCAGGAGGTGTATACACGTTTTAAGAAACTGTGTTACATGGATAGCGggcggtttggagggatatgtatgaCTGGCGTGTGGGGCGTgtggtggggcatgttgggctgtatgtattgtatcactctatgctagcttgtggcatgttgggcggtgtgggcatggACGGTTGGTCTGTAACCCTGTATCCacactatgactagtgtagctggggctgtTGGTCTGTGCGGAccttgtatccacactgtatgactagtgtagctggggcatgttggtctgtagACCTTGtatacacactgtatcactctatgactagtgtagctggggcatgttgagcggtgtgggcatgttggtctgtagaccctgtatccacactgtatcactctatgactagtgtagctggggcatgttggtctgtagaccttgtatccacactgtatctgtgactagtgtagctggggcatgttagcggtgtgggcatgttggtctgtagaccctgtatccacactgtatctatgactagtgtgtagctggggcatgttggtctgtagaccttgtatccacactgtatctatgactagtgtagctggggcatgttggtctgtagaccctgtatccacactgtatctgtgactagtgtagctggggcatgttgggctgtagaccttgtatccacactgtatctgtgactagtgtagctggggcatgttgagtggtgtgggcatgttggtctgtagaccctgtatccacactgtatcactctatcactaacGTTGCCTCATTTCCACAGGAAGgtatggtcaacatggatgatcTAGCGGAgctggaggaggaagaagagagtGCAGACCACCTGCGTGTCCTGACACTGCCCCTGCACGCTCACCACGCCATTGCCAAGATGGAGGAGTTTGTCTTTAAGGTAAGCCTGCCttagccctttaattctgaggctgcgccctctagtcctagactctcccactagtggaaacatcctctccccatccacatccactccatctggcCGCTCACaatcctggtcctggactctctcacgaacgtgaggtgctgttcctccagttcatTTTGATtcaacctccagtttaaattccatttggaatattttggaggaccaagaaaaccaagaaccaagattgcTTTTGTTACCTCACAGCTGACTGAAagtgctggtgggggggggggggggagggggggggggtgggggtgggggggggggaggagagggggtgggtgggggtgaatGATGAATCCCACTGGCAGGCTATGGTGGCTGGCTGTCATAGGTTGGTACCCGGCCATTTGACTCCCCTGGTGCTTCtgtgagaacatttttcacacacacagagtggtgaatctgtggaattctctgccacagaaggtagttgaggccactcagttcattggctatatttaagagggagttagatgtggcccttgtggctaaagggatcagggggtatggagagaaggcaggtacgggatactgagttggatgatcagccatgatcatattgaatggcgaatggtgcaggctcgaagggccgaatggcctactcctgcacctattttctatgttttctatgtttctctctaccccctctcctctttctctctacctcgctcccttctctcccttcctctctctccctcctccctctctctctctccccctttctctccccctctctcctccctcccctcttccccctctctcttcccctcttttctccccctctttctccccctttctctttctctatccctctctctctcccctctcttccccctctctctttcttctccccctccctctctctctccccctctctctctctctctctctctctctctctctctctctctctctctctctctctctctctctctctctctctctccctctctctctccccctctctccctccccctccctctcccccccctccccccccctctctccccctctctcccctctctttctctctccctcctctccctctctccctctctctcttcctctctccctctctctctctctaccccctctctccctctctatctctctctccctctctctcccctctatctcttctctctctctctctcccctctccccctctctctctctccccctctctctctctctctccccctctctctctttccccccctctctctctctctcctctctctccccctctctctctctctctccccccctctccctccctctctctccccctctcttccccctctctctttctctcctccctccctctctctcctctctccactctccccctctccccccctggtGTGGGAGGGCCGCTGGAGGGTGATTCCACACGATGTGCTGCCCGACTGGCTTCCCCCAACGACTTCCTCCTCCACGGACACCGGCCGCCCATGCCCTCGTTCCGTGCGTGTTTCTACAGCACTCTTCCGCCTGCACACCGAGACCGGCAACATCTGGACACATCTGTTgggtaaccccccctcccctccctcccacccccacactcgggcgctgtctgtacggagtttgcacgttctccctcgtgAGTTTTCTTCGGGCACTCCGGGTTCCtgccacaagtcaagtcaagtcaagtttatttgtcacatacacatacgagatgtgcagtgaaatgaaagtggcaatgctcgcggacttttgtgcaaaagacaaacaacaaaacagccaaacaaactataaacacaatcataacacacatattcttttacataataaataatagaaggaaaaacgttcagtagagttagtccctggtgagaaaggcgtttacagtccgaattgcctctgggaagaaactccttctcaacctctccgcccccaccgcatggcaacggaggtgtttgcctgaccgtagcagctggaacagtccgttgcaggggtggaaggggtcccccattgctctggagttgcacctcctgttgtatagttcctgcagtggggtgagtgaagttcccatagtgcgtttgttcggccgaacgcactactctctgcagagccttcttgtcctgggcagagcaattcccgaaccagatggtaatgttcccggacaagatgctttccaccgccgctgcgtagaagcactggaggatcctcggagacactctgaatttcctcaattgcctgaggcgtCAACTtcgaagacgtgcgggtttgtaggttaattggcttggtgtaaatgtaaattgtcccaatagacaacaggtgcaggagtagaggccattcggccccttccggccagcaccattcaccattcaatgtgatcatggctgatcatccccaatcagtaccccgttcctgccttctccccatatcccctgactccgctatctttaagagctccatctaggtCTCtcctgaatgcatccagagaaccggcctccaccgccctctgaggcagagaattccccagtgtgtgtcggatagcatTAGTTTGCAGGGATTGCtgctcagcacggactcggtgggccgaatggcctgtatctctaaactaaactgccttctccccatagcccctgacacccgcactaatcaacaatctatctatctctgccttaaatatatccactgacttgtggcctccaccgccgtctgtggcaacgaatcccacagattcaccaccctctggctaaagaaattcctcctcatctccttcctaaaagaaatgtttaagaatgttccacagattcacgcaactctctgtgtggatatgtttttcctcatctcagtcctaaatgggcgaccccttattcctaaactgtgtgtggcccctggttctagactcccccgacatcggtaacatctagtgtgtccaaactctgAAGAATTGTATATATTCTATAAGTTTCCCACTCATcctaaattcaagattcaagattcaatttaattgtcatttggaccccttgaggtccaaacgaaatggcgtttctgcagccatacattacaaacaaatagacccaagacacaacataatttacataaacatccatcacatcgctgtgatggaaggccaaaaaaacttatgtctccactgcactcccccccccgatgtcagagtcaaagtcaaagcccccggctggcgatggcaattgtcccgcggccattaaagccacgccgggtggtgcgaggtcgcacaccgggtcttggtgttggagcccccggcgtgcgctcgcagagtcccgcggccattccaagccgcgcggggcggtgatgtcaggccccgctccaggagctcttcgaccccgcaactcgggcgggagaagtcgccgttgcaggagccctgataagcggtctccctccagggacccgcgggctcccggtgccgccgtccgccagacccgcagtagcagccctccgaatctccggaggtcgggccgcagcagcagcagcgctccaccaccgctccacccgctccggactcggccagctccgcgacggtgacggtgagtcgagTCGTCGGCActagagtccccggtcttcttctgttggaggctgctcctcattgcagccccaacgacaacggagacccgacaagaaaaggtcgggtctcccgtggcagggagagatttaaaagtaccccccccctccctcccaccccacccccaccccccccccacacacacaccccccaacaaaaaataacaaaattccACTTGGTACAATCCCAGTTGCTCCATTTGTTCATTGTATGTGTGATTAACTCGGCCTCCTGTCTCTAGGCTTTGTCTTCTTCCTGGTGTTCGGGGTGGGCTACATGCTGAGGCCCAACATCAACTTTGTGGCCCCTGTGCAGGAGAAGGTGGTGTTCGGCATGTTCTTCCTTGGAGCCATCCTCTGCCTCTGCTTCTCCTGGCTTTTCCACACCGTCTACTGCCACTCCGAGAAAGTCTCACGCACCTTCTCCAAGTGAGTCGGCCCGCCCCACACTGTCCCGTcccgggagggagagagagaatgtgggggagagagagaatgtgggggggagagagagaatgagcaaggataagagggggagagagagaattgtCAGTATGGCCACACAGCCAGACTATAAACCAGCACCAAGACACAACGACATCACCGCCCCCCGCAGTGGGTTCCCCTTGCCGcacactcactgtgatggaagtctcaTCTTCTCCCCTCTTTATTCCCCCGCAGTCGGGGAGGTCGAAGAGTAATAGAGGGAGAGAATGTGTGAgtgaaagagggagttagagagagcgtaatggagaaagaggaagaaTGTGAGGGTCCCCCTCCCATGTctacgccgcccccccccccccccaccccagtctcTGTTGTCACTGTGTCTCAAACCTCTCTCTGTTGTG harbors:
- the LOC129694036 gene encoding adiponectin receptor protein 1-like yields the protein MRLFRPPLSTGRRSQRKSRPRSKDRRSLARGTQVPPSGSRPGPVPQEGMVNMDDLAELEEEEESADHLRVLTLPLHAHHAIAKMEEFVFKVSLP
- the LOC129694029 gene encoding LOW QUALITY PROTEIN: adiponectin receptor protein 2-like (The sequence of the model RefSeq protein was modified relative to this genomic sequence to represent the inferred CDS: inserted 1 base in 1 codon; deleted 1 base in 1 codon) — encoded protein: LVWEGRWRVIPHDVLPDWLXPNDFLLHGHRPPMPSFRACFYSLFRLHTETGNIWTHLLGFVFFLVFGVGYMLRPNINFVAPVQEKVVFGMFFLGAILCLCFSWLFHTVYCHSEKVSRTFSK